GAACAGCGGGGTGAACGTCGCGGTGTCGAAGCCCATGAGGTGGTAGGCGGGACCGGAGGGGTAGTCGAGGTTCGGCTGGATGTTCTTGCGCGCCACCATGGCGCGTTCGAGGTTGTCGTAGAGCGCGGCGAGGTCGGGTCGGTCGTAGTGGGCGACGAGGGTGTCCAGGGCGGCCTTCATGGTGGGCACCCGGGAGTCGCCGCGCTTGTAGACGCGGTGTCCGAAGCCCATGATCTTGCGCTTCTCGGCCAGCGCGGTATCCAGCCAGGCCTCGGCGTCCTCGGCGGTGCCGATCTCGTCGAAGACGTGCATGACAGCCTCGTTCGCCCCGCCGTGCAGCGGGCCCTTCAGCGCCCCGATCGCGCCGACGACGGCGGAGTACAGGTCGGACAGGGTCGAGGTGATGACTCGGGCGGTGAAGGTCGAGGCGTTGAAGGAGTGCTCGGCGTAGAGGATGAGGGAGACGCGGAACGCGTCGACGACCACCGGGTCGGGGACCTCCCCGAACGTCATGTGGAGGAAGTTCTCCACATAGCCCAGGTCGGGGCGCGCCTCGACGAGGTCCTGGCCGCGGCGGCGGCGCTGGTCGTAGGCGACGACGGCGGGGATCTGGGCGAGCAGCCGCACGGACTTGGCCAGGTTGGCCTCGCGGAAGGCGTCGTCCGCGGCCGGGTCCGTGGCCCCGATGACGGAGACGGCGGTGCGCAGCACGTCCATGGGGTGGGCGGTGGTGGGCACCAGGTCGACGGCGGCGCGCACCTCGGGAGCCAGGGCCCGCCGCCCGCGACCGGCGTCCTCGAGCGCGGCGAGCTCGGCCGACGTGGGCAGCTCACCGTGCCAGAGGAGGTAGGCGACCTCCTCGAAGGTGCACCGCGCCGCCAGCTCCTGCACCGGGTAGCCGCGGTAGAGCAGCGAGTTGGTCTCCGGGTTGACCTTGGAGATCGCCGTGGTGTCGGCGACGACGCCGACGAGCCCCTTGCGGATCTCCGGCTCGGTCTGGGTCTGGCTCATGATCGCTCCCTTGCGTCGGTGGGTCAGGACTGCGTCGGTGGCTCAGGACTCGGTGGGGCAGAACTCGGGAGGGCTGCGCGGCCCCCGGGTGCGGGGGCCGTGCGGGTCAGGGCCGAGCGGCGGGCTCGGGCACGTAGGTGAAGATCGCCGTGTCGAAGTGGTTGTAGGACTCGTAGTCGAGCAGCTCGTACAGCCGGGCCCGGTGCTGCATCTGGTCCACCACCGGCGCGAGCGTGCCCGCGTCGATGAGACTGTCCAGCCCCCGCTCGGCCGCCCCCATAGCCAGGCGCAGCAGCGAGACGGGGTAGATGACGATGTTGACGCCGACGTCGGCGAGCTGGCGAGTGGTGAAGAGCTCAGACTTGCCGAACTCGGTCATGTTGGCCAGGACGGGGACGTCGACGGCGGTGCGCACCGCCTCGAACTCGGCCAGGTCGCGCATCGCCTCGGGGAAGATCGCGTCGGCGCCGGCGTCGACGAGGGCCTTGGCGCGGTCGACGGCGGCGGCGAGCCCGTCGACGCCGCGGATGTCGGTGCGGGCCATGATCAGCAGGTCCGGGTCGCGGCGGGCGTCGACCGCGGCGCGGATGCGCTTGAGGGCCGTGCCCTGGTCGACCACCTGCTTGCCGTCCAGGTGCCCACAGCGCTTGGGGTTGACCTGGTCCTCGATGTGCAGCCCGGCGACTCCGGCGTCCTCCAGCGCCTGCACGGTGCGGGCCACGTTCATCGGCTCGCCGAACCCGGTGTCGGCGTCGACGAGGGCCGGCAGGTCGGTGACCCGGGCGATCTGCTGGCTGCGCCCGGCCACCTCGGTCAACGTGGTGAGACCGATGTCGGGCAGGGCGAGGTCGGCGGAGAGCACCGCCCCGGAGACGTAGACGCCCTCGAAGCCCTTGTCCTGGATGAGCTTGGCGGACAGCGGGTTGAACGCGCCGGGGAAGCGCAGCAGCTGCCCGCTCGCGAGGCGCTCGCGCAACGCGGCGCGCTTGGCCGCGGCGGTGGTGCGGGCGTGCAGCATCAGAAGATCCCTTCGGGCGTGGTCAGCGGCGCCAGCAGCGCGGCCGGCGCGGTGACGGTGAGCTCGGCGAGCTCCTCGGCACCCAGTTGTGGCAGACGCTGGGCGACGTCGAGGAACCGCTCGATCTCGCCGTCGTCCAGGACCCCGGCGGCCAGGGTGCGGAACTTCTCCACGTACTGCGCGCGGCCGAAGGGGCGGGCGCCGAGCGGGTGGGCGTCGGCGACGGCGATCTCCTCGGCCACGGTGCGACCGTCCGTCAGGGTGATCTCCACCCGGCCGCCGAAGGCCTTCTCCGCCGGGTCCTCGGCGTGGTAGCGGCGGGTCCACTCCGGGTCCTCGGCCGTGGTGATCTTGTGCCACAGCGCCACGGTGTCGGGGCGGGCGGCCCGCTCGGGGGCGTAGGAGTCGACGTGGTGCCAGGCGCCGTCCTGCAGGGCGACGGCGAAGATGTACGGGATGGAGTGGTCGAGGGTCTCCCGCGAGGCGGTGGGGTCGTACTTCTGCGGGTCGTTCGCACCGGAGCCGATGACGTAGTGGGTGTGGTGGCTGGTGTGGATGACGATCGCGGCGATGTTCGCCGGGTCGGCGAGCTCGGGACGCTCGCGGCGGAGCTTGCGGGCCAGGTCGATGAGCGCCTGGGACTGGTACTCCGCGGAGTGCTCCTTGGTGTAGGTGTCCAGGATCGCCAGCTTCGGCGCCCCCGGGGCGGGCAGCGGCACCTCGTAGGCGGCGTCCGGGCCGTCGAGCAGCCAGGCGATGACGCCGTCCTCGCCCTCGTAGATCGGGGTGGGTGAGGTCTGGCCGCGCATGGCCCGGTCCACCGCCTCGACGGCGACCTTGCCGGCGAAGGCGGGGGCGTGCGCCTTCCAGGTGGAGATCTCGCCCTTGCGGGACTGGCGGGTGGCCGTCGTGGTGTGCAGGGCCTGGCCGACGGCCTGGAAGATGATCTCGGGGTCCAGGCCCAGGAGCGTGCCGATGCCGGCGGCCGCGGAGGGGCCGAGGTGGGCGACGTGGTCGATCTTGTGCTTGTGCAGGCTGATGGCCCGGACCAGGTCCACCTGGATCTCGTACCCGGTGGCGATGCTGCGCACCAGCTGCGCCCCGGTCAGGCCACGGCGGATGGCGAGGTGCTGGGCGACGGCGAGGATCGGGGGGATGTTGTCGCCGGGGTGGGAGTACTCCGCGGCGAGGAAGGTGTCGTGATAGTCCAGCTCGCGCACCGCGACGCCGTTGGCCCACGCGGCCCACTCGGGGCTGACCCGCTGCGCTCGCGGGGCGCCGAAGACGGTGGCGCCGGGGGTGTAGGGGTGGGCGAGGGCCTGCGCCCGGGCCGCGATGGCGGGGGCGCGGGTAAGGGACGCGGTGGCGACTGCGGCGTTGTCGATGACGCGGTTGATGATCATCGCGGTGACGTCGTCGGGGACCGCGACGGGGTCGGCCGCCACCTCGGCGATCTTCCACGCGAGCTGCTCCGTGCGGGGGAGGTTGTCCGCGCTGGGGTGCATGCGGACCTGGTGGGTCACCATCTGGGCGGTCATTCTGCTCCAACGGGTTCGGCGCCGAGCTCGTCGCCGGCGGGGGTGGTCTGGTCGGCGGGGGTGGTCTGGTCGGCGGAGGCGTCGCGGCCTGCGGGTACGGTCTCCAGGCTGGCGAGGATGTTGGCCAGGCTGGCGTGCAGGTGGACGGCGGTGGCCTGGGCGGCGAGCGTGGCGTCGCCGTCGGCGATGGCCTCGGCGATGAGGCGGTGCTCGGCCGCGGCCCGGGCCAGCCGGTCCGGGTTGTCGTGGGCGAGGCGGCGGGCCCGTGCGACGTGCGCGCGAAGACTGCCCAGGGCGCGCAGCAGGTACGGGCTGGCCATGGCCTCGTCCAGTGCGGCATCGAGGTCCTCGACCAGCCGGTAGTAGGCCACACGGTCCGGGTCGGCGGGCTCCAGCAGGGCGGAGGCGGCGCCGAACCGCTGGGCGAGGGCGGCGAAGACGCGGGGGTCCCCGCGCCGCGCGGCCAGCCTGGCGGCCTGGGTCTCCAGCGCCTCGCGCAGCTCGAACAGCTGGCGCAGATCGGTCACCGCCAGGCCGGAGACCACCAGCGTGCGGCCGCGGCCCGGCACCGCCAGGCCCTCGGCGGCCAGCCGGCCCAGCGCCTCGCGCAGCGGGGTCCGGGAAACGCCCAGGCGCTCGGCCTGCTCGACCTCGGCCAGCTCCGTGCCGGGCTCGAGGCGCCAGGAGACGATCTCCTCGCGTAGCTCGGTGTAGACCCGTTCACTCGCTCGCACACGGCGACCGTACCGAGATTCCGCATGTTTGTATACAAGCTCACTAAACCGATGACTGGCGCTGCGTGTGCGCGCCGTTTGTGCATACAACAGACCGCGTTGGCCCGGCGACAGGGCGCGACGGGCGGGGCCGCTGTCCCGGATCCGGACCGACCGGCCGAGGGTCGTCGGACCGAGCGAGGGTGGCCGGCCACCCTCGCTCGGTCCGGAGACGGTCGGTCGATGGGCACCCGCCGGCGACCGATGGGCACGCGGCGGCCGCGAGTGGTGTCCCCATGGCCCGACGCACCCCTCCCCCACCGGGCACCAACGCCATCGGTAAGGACATGGCGCGCGCTTCGTCGCCCGCCTGGCACAGACCGTGCCCACGGTGAGCCGCGCGGCCACCCGGTGCACGCGGGACGGTTCTCGCTGAAAATCATCGGGTTGAGCCCGAACGGGGAGGCGTTGACCAGCCCGACCACCTGACGCACGCGGGCCCCGCGGGATCACTCCCGCGGGGCCCGCTGCGCACCGGTGCGGCTACTTGAAGGCGTCCTTGACGTCCTCACCGGCCTGCTTGAGGTTGGCCTTGGCCTGGTCGGTGTGACCCTCGGCCTCGAGGCGCTCGTTGTCGGTGGCCTTGCCGGCCGCCTCCTTCGCCTTGCCCTTGGCTTCCTCGGCAGCGTTGCTGATCTTGTCGTCCAGCCCCATGGTGCGCTCCCTTCTTCGTCGTCCCGGTCCGGGATCGCGTCAACGGTAAGTCCGCGACCGCCCACTCGCACGGCGAGCCACCCCCTCCGGCGACATGTCATCTTCCCGGCGACATGCCATCTGTCAGTCCCACCACGTGGACAGAGCCCGACGGCGGTTCCACACTTCGGCGACCGCCTGACGTGGCCGCCGCGACCGGGTTGACTGGTGCCATGCCGACCAAGCCCTTCGCACTGCTCGCCTCACGCAGCGAGGACGTGGCGGCGGACGACGAGTACGCCAGCTTCCTCGCCCACACCGGGCTGCGCCCGGAGGAACTGGTGCGCATCCGGATGGAGTCCGGGCCCTTCGCGCCACTTGACCTGGAGGCGTACTCGGGCGTGCTGCTCGGCGGCAGCCCGTACACCGCGTCGATCCCGGCAGCGCACAAGAGCGACGAGCAGCTCCGCGTGGAGGCCGAGCTGAGCCAGGTGCTCACGGAGATCCACGAGCGCGACTTCCCGTTCCTCGGGCTGTGCTACGGCGTCGGCGCCCTGGGCCGGCTCACCGGCGCCGTCATCGACAGCACCTACGCGGAGCAGACGGCGGCCGTGGAGATCGGTCTGACCGACGCCGGCCGGGAGGACCCCCTGCTGAGCGGCCTGCCGCCATCTTTCGCCGCGTACGTCGGGCACAAGGAGGCCTGCACGGTGCTGCCGCCGGGCGCCGTCCTGCTGGCCACCTCGGCGGCGTGCCCGGTGCAGATGTTCCGGCTGGGCACCAACCAGTACGTCACGCAGTTCCACCCCGAGCTGGACCGCGCGGCGATGGTCACCCGCATCGACGTCTACCGCAACTCCGGCTACTTCCCCGCGGAGGAGGCCGACCAGGTGATCGTGCGGATCTCCCGGGCCGACGTCAGCGACTCCCACCGCCTGCTGCGGACCTTCGTGGAGCGCTACCGCACGGCGCTGTGAGGCGGCCGCACCGTCTGCGCTCGGCGTGCCGCGACCCGCTTCCGCCCGTCACAGGTACTCGAGGTTGACCTCGGTGATGGGATCGAAGAACGAGCAGGCACCCCGGGCGGGACGCACGTGCAGAGTCTGGCCCGCGTGGATCTGCTCGGCGCCCTTCTCGAGCCGGATGGCGACGCGTCCGCCGCGGACGCTCACGCGCGCGCCCGGCGTCACCAGCGCGTCGCAGTAGGCGAAGGCCTCCGCGCCGAGCCGCTCCACGAGGGCCACGCGGACCGGCACGGCAGCCTCCCCGATGGGATCCTCCTCGCCGGCGCCGATGACCTGCCAGCCCTCGGGGCGGACGCCGACGACGACGGAGTCGGTCACCTTCCCGGCCAGCTCACGTGTGAGCCCCAGGTCGATGTCGAGCTCCCGGCCCAGCAGGGCCCGGCCGGCGCGGACCGTGACGCCGTCGATCAGCGTCATCGCGGGCGAGCCGATGAAGCCCGCCACGAAAGTGTTGCCGGGATGCTCGTAGAGGTGGGTCGGTGTGTCGGCCTGCTGCAGGACGCCGTCCTTGAGGACCGCGACACGGTCGCCCATCGTCATGGCCTCGGTCTGGTCATGGGTGACGTAGACGGTGGTCACGCCGAGCTCGCGCTGCAGGGCGCCGATCTGGGCACGGGTCGAGACGCGGAGCTTCGCGTCCAGGTTCGACAGCGGCTCGTCCAGGCAGAAGACCTTCGGGTCGCGCACGATGGAGCGCCCCATGGCGACGCGCTGGCGCTGCCCACCGGACATCGCGGAGGGCTTCTTGTCCAGCAGCGGGCCGAGCTCGAGCATGTCGGCGGCGCGCCGGACCTTCGCCGCGATCACGTCCTTCGGCAGGCGGGCGTTCTCGAGGGCGAACGCCATGTTCTGCCGTGCGGTCATGTTGGGGTAGAGGGCGTAGGACTGGAACACCATGGCCACGTCACGGTCCCGGGCGCGCGTCTCGGACACGTCCTTGCCGTCGATGAGGACGGCGCCCTCATCGATCGGCTCCAAGCCGGCCAGCATCCGCATAGCGGTGGACTTACCACTGCCCGAGGGGCCGACCAGCACCAGGAACTCGCCGTCGTCGATGGACAGGCTGATGCGGTTGACGGCCGCCGGCCGGGTCGGGTCGTAGATCCGCGACGCCTGCCGGTACTCGATCGTGGCCATGGTGTTCCTCTCAGTCCTTCAGCGATGCCCGCGGGCGTACCCGCGTGGCGTCACAGGTTGGGGGTGATCTCGCGGTCGATGACCGCCTGGGTCTCGTCCTGGAGGTCCTGCATGACGGTGGCCACGTCCTCCTGGCCGATGGTGATGCGGTCGAGGGCCGCGCCGATGCGCGCGCCGCCACCGTTCACGAACACGCGCGCGAAGTCCTGCGGCGCGGTGTTCTCGTTGAGCTGGTTGATCGCGGTCATCGCGTTGGGGTTGGCCTCGAGGTAGGCCTGCTCCTCAGGGTGCTCGAGGGCGTCCTTGCGGACCGGCATGTAACCGGTGGCCTGGGTGAACGTGATGGTGTTCTCGGTGTTGGTGAGGAAGTCGATGAACTTCACCGCGTTGACCTTGCGCTCGTCGCTGATGCCCGCGGGCACGGCGAGGCCGGCGCCGCCGGTCGCGGCCCCCGGGGTCGGGCCAGGCAGGTAGGTCGTGATGAAGGGGAACGTCGCGGCCTCGGTCAGGCCGCCGAGGGACCCGGTGGACTGCAGCAGGCCCGCGGCGTCGCCGATGCCGAAGGTGTTGTTGGCGTCCTTGGTGATCTGGATGTGGCCGGCCGCGACCTGCTCCTGCAGGAAGCTGGCCGCCTCGATGGTGGCGGGGTCGGTGAAGGTGGGGGTCCAGTCCTCGGAGTAGGCGCCCCCGAAGGTCCAGACCATGCCCTGGAAGTACCAGTCGAGGTAGGAGGTGCCGTCCGGGACGACGAGCGCAGGCTTGCCGTCGTTCGCCGCCACCAGCTTGGGCGCCCACTCGGCGAACTCCTGCCAGGTCTGGGGCCCGCGGTCCGTCGGCAGGCCCGCGGCCTCGAGAACATCGGTGTTGAAGTACATCAGGGTCGTCGAGCGCGAGTACGGCATGCCGTAGTGGTCGCCGTCGTAGGCGTAGTCCTCACGGAGGGTGTCGACGAAGGAGTCGGGGTCCACCCCGGCCTCGGTCCACAGGTCGTCGAGCGGGGCGGTCGCGCCGGTGAAGGCGAAGTTGAACCAGGTGACGTCCGAGGCCACGATGACGTCCGGCAGGCCCCCGCCCGCGAGGGCGGCGTTGAACTTCTGGCCGAGCTCCTCGTAGTTGGCGCCGGCGTCGATCAGGGTCGCCGGGGTGTCCGGGTTCTCCTCGTTCCACAGGTCGATGATGGCCTGCTCGACGTCCTTGGAGCCGCCGGGGTGGTTCGACCAGAACTGGATCGTGCCGTCACCCTCCTCGCCACCGCCACCGGTCGCTGCGGTGGCGCCCGAGGTGCCGGTGCCCGCACAGCCGGCGACGGCGAGGGTCAGCGCACCGGCGGCTGCGACACCGAGCAGCGTGCGTCGTGAAAGAGCCATGTCAATCCTCCATGTCGTGGGATGCATGCGGTCGCATGCGGGGGTCGGCCACCGGGACCTGCTGGCGGACGACGGGCGGGATGTCCCGCGGTCTGTGTGCCGGCGTGGGCCGGCCGGGCAGCTGCCGGCGCGCGCGGGCAGCGTGGATGGCGCCGGCATCAGCCCTTGACTGCTCCGGCGGTCAGGCCCTTGATCATGTGTTTCTGCAGGAGCAGGAACACGATGAGCATCGGCAGGGTGGTCAGGACCGTGCCGGCCATCACCGGGCCCCAGTTGGTCAGGCCCTCGTTGTCCTGCAGCTGGGTCAGGCCGATGGGCAGCGGCGCGACCGCGTCGGTGTCTGAGATGAGGAAGGGCCACAGGTACTGGTTCCACTCGGTCACGACGGTGATCAGGATGAAGGCGACCAGGGTGGGCCAGGACAGCGGCAGGACCACCCGGAACAAGGTCCGCAGGAAGCCCGTCCCGTCGATCTCGGCCGCCTCGAGGATCTCCTTGGGCAGGGACAGGAAGTGGTTGCGCATGAGGAAGGCCCCGAAGGCCACGCCAGCGAGCGGGACGATGATGCCCTGGAAGGTGTTGCGCCATCCCCACCCGGCGACCAGCGCGTAGTTGGAGATGATCGTGATCTGGTTGGGCACCATGAGGCTCGCGAGGACCAGCAGGAAGAGCAGGTTCCTGCCGGGGAAGCGGAGGAACGCGAAGGCGTACGCGCACAGGACGCCCAGCACCACCTGCACGACCGTGAGCACCGCGGTGATGATGACGGAGTTGCGCAGGTACCGGTCGAAGCGGACCTCGCGCATCACGTAGCCGTAGTTCTCGGGGGCGAACACGGTGGGCCACCACGTGATCGGGTTGGCGTAGATGTCCGGGTGGGTCTTCAGCGAGGTGATGACGATGAAGTACAGCGGGAGCGCGACGGCGAGGAACGTGACGGTGATCCCGGCATAGCCGAGGACCTTCCGGCCGCGGCGGTGGGAGCCGGCGGGCGCGTCACGCCGGCGCCGGCGGCGCTGCGCCGGCGTGAGGACCGGCTCGTCGTCGACCCGGGTGCCCGGGACCGGCACCGCGACGGCCCGGCTGTTGGTGGTCATGGTCATGGCTCTCTCAGTCCTGCTTGTCCTGGAGTCGCACCTGGAGCACGGTGATCAGGAGGACGACGAGGAACATGACCGTGGCGACGGCGGCCCCGTAGCCCGCCCGGTTGTTGACGAAGGTCTCCTGGTAGACCTGGTAGACGAGGGTGGTCGTGGACGTGCCGAAGGGCCCGCCGCCCGTCATGACCTCGATGATGTCGAAGACCTGGAACGAGTTGAGCAGCACGGTCACCGAGAGGAAGAACGTGGTGGGGCGCAGCTGCGGCAGCGTCACGCGCCAGAACTTCCGCCATGCGGTGGTGCCGTCGATCTCGGCGGCCTCGTCGAGGTCCCGGCGCCGGGCCTGCAGGGCCGCGAGGTAGATGACGAAGGTGTAGCCGAGGTTCTTCCACACGTAGGTCGAGGTGATCATGAACAGCGCCCAGCCCGGGCGCTGGTAGAAGTTCGGTGCCTCCACGCCGAGGCGCCCCAGCAGGTCCTGGACCAGGCCGAAGCCGGGGTCGAAGACAAACTGGAACGCGACACCGACGGCGGCCCCCGCGATGACGTACGGGGCGAAGACCATCGAGCGCACGATGTTGCGCCCGTGGAGCTTCTGGTCCAGGAGCAGGGCGAGGGCCAGGCCCAGGGCCATCGAGCCGACGACCGCGAAGACGGTGAAGATCACCGTGGTGCGGACGATATCCCAGCTCACGGGGTTGTTGAACCACTCGACGTAGTTGCCGAAGCCGATGAAGCTGGCGGTCGGCGAGGAGATGTTCCAGTCGTAGAACGAGAGCCGGATGTTGTCGAGCAGCGGCCGGTAGGTGAACAGGATCAGCAGGATCAGGTTCGGCCCGATGAGGAGGGCGGCGAGGCCGGTCTGCTGCCAGCTCCTCGGCCGGCGCCGGGTGATCGGCTCGTCAGGCGACGCGGTCGCCTCGAGTCCGGGGATGGCCGGGGTGGTCACGGTCAATACCGTTGCCGGTCCGCGGGAACCGGATGTGTCCGAAAAACGGCTGGTCGGCTAACTCCTCCCGAATGATCGCCGCTTCGCGCCGGGAAGTGTCACGGGCCAGGCAGAATCGTGACGACCGTCTCAGGTCACGGGGTCCCGCGCATCTCGGCTGATCAGGTCGGCTGGCCGGACGTCGACGGCGAACGGTGCCGTCGCGGTAAACGTCTCCTCCCCCGCCACGTGCGCAACCCGCACGTACCGGCCCTCGATCAGCTCCCAGGCCGTGAGGGCGGGCTCGTCCGGGTCGACCACCCAGTACGACGGTGTCCCCGCGGCCTCGTAGCGCGCCCGCTTGAGGTGAAGGTCGATCAGCCGCGTGCTCGGGGAGAGCACCTCGACGGCCAGCACCGGCGGCGCGGGCAGGTCTCGCTCGCTCAGGTCCGAGCGCCGCGCGACGAGGACGTCCGGCTGGAGCACGGTGTCTGCGCGAACGAGCGGCCGGCTCCGCGGCAGCGTGGTCATGCTGTCCATGGTGCCCCCTGGGTGTCATGGCTACCACTATGGCGGGGACTGGTGACCTGCCACTCGGTTCCTCCACAGGCCAGGAGGGAACGCCGTCGTCCACCTCCGAAGGCCGGCCGGCACCACGGTGACTGGCCGTGACACACCCGGCCACGTACGCCGAAGGGCCCGGCGACCGAACGGTCGCCGGGCCCTCGCCGGTGGAGCGCGGTGCGGTCAGGCCCCGGGCTGGAGCTGTCCGCCGCCGCCGGCGCCGCCGCCCTCGGGCGCCGTCGGCATCTCGCGCTGCTCGACCGTCGTCCCGTGGCCCACGGCCACCGGCTCGGGCTTCTCGATATCCCCGGTGGCCACCCCGGTGAAGAGGAACTCGCCGAGCAAGCCCTCGCCCTGGGCGTCGACCATGATCTTCTGGCCGCGCCGAAGCTCACCGAACAGGATCTTCTCGGACAGCACGTCCTCGATCTCCCGCTGAATCGCGCGGCGCAACGGCCGGGCCCCGAGGACCGGGTCGTACCCGCGCTCGGCCAGCAGCTCCTTGGCAGACGGGGTGAGCTCGATCGTCATGTCCTGGTCCCGCAGACGGGAGTCCAGGCGGGCGATCATCAGGTCGACGATCTGGACGATCTCGTCCTCGGACAGCTGCGGGAAGACGATGACGTCGTCCACCCGGTTGAGGAACTCGGGCCGGAAGTGCTGCTTGAGCTCCTCGTTGACCTTCGTCTTCATCCGGTCGTAGCTGTTGGACAGCTCGCCACCGGCCTGGAAACCGGTGAGCAGACCCTTGGCGATGTCCCGGGTGCCCAGGTTCGTGGTCATGATGATGACGGTGTTCTTGAAGTCCACCACCCGGCCCTGGGAGTCGGTGAGGCGGCCGTCCTCAAGGATCTGCAGCAGCGAGTTGAAGATGTCCGCGTGGGCCTTCTCCACCTCGTCGAAGAGCACCACGGAGAACGGGCGACGGCGGACCTTCTCGGTGAGCTGGCCACCCTCCTCGTACCCGACGTACCCGGGCGGGGAGCCGAAGAGCCGCGAGACCGTGTGCTTCTCGGAGTACTCCGACATGTCCAGCTGGATGAGGGCGTCCTCGTCGCCGAAGAGGAACTCGGCGAGCGCCTTGGCCAGCTCGGTCTTTCCGACGCCGGTGGGTCCGGCGAAGATGAACGAGCCGCCCGGGCGCTTGGGGTCCTTCAGGCCCGCGCGGGTGCGCCGGATCGCCTGGGACATCGCCTTGATGGCGGCGTCCTGGCCGATGATCCGCTTGTGGAGCTCGTCCTCCATGTGCAGGAGCTTGGAGGACTCCTCCTCGGTGAGCTTGAACACCGGGATGCCCGTGCTCATGGCCAGCACCTCGGCGATGAGCTCCTCATCGACCTCGGCGACGGCGTCGAGGTCGCCGTTCTTCCAGGCCTGCTCCCGCTTGGCTCGCCGCTCGCCCAGGGTCTTCTCGTCGTCGCGCAGGCGCGCGGCCTTCTCGAAGTCCTGGTCGTCGATCGCCGATTCCTTGTCACGGCGGACCTCGGAGATCTGCTCGTCGAGCTCGCGAAGCTCCGGCGGGGCGGTCATGCGGCGGATCCGCAAGCGCGCACCCGCCTCGTCGATGAGGTCGATGGCCTTGTCCGGCAGGAAGCGGTCGGAGATGTAGCGGTCGGCCAGGGTGGCGGCCGCGACAAGCGCCTCGTCGGTGATCGAGACGCGGTGGTGCGCCTCGTACCGGTCGCGCAGGCCCTTGAGGATCTCGATCGTGTGGGCGAGCGTGGGCTCGGCCACCTGGATCGGCTGGAAGCGCCGCTCCAGGGCGGCGTCCTTCTCGATGTGCTTGCGGTACTCGTCCAGCGTGGTCGCACCGATGGTCTGCAGCTCACCGCGCGCGAGCATCGGCTTGAGGATGCTGGCGGCGTCGATGGCCCCCTCGGCCGCACCGGCGCCGACGAGCGTGTGGATCTCGTCGATGAACAGGATGATGTCGCCGCGGGTGCGGATCTCCTTGAGCACCTTCTTCAGGCGCTCCTCGAAGTCACCGCGGTAGCGCGACCCGGCCACGAGAGAGCCGAGGTCGAGCGTGTAGAGCTGCTTGTCCTTGAGGGTCTCGGGCACGTCGCCGCGCACGATGTCCTGGGCAAGGCCCTCGACGACGGCGGTCTTGCCGACGCCGGGCTCACCGATGAGGACGGGGTTGTTCTTGGTGCGCCGGGAGAGCACCTGCATGACCCGCTCGATCTCCTTGGTGCGGCCGATGACCGGGTCCAGCTTGCCCTCACGGGCGGCCTGGGTGAGGTTGCGGCCGAACTGGTCGAGGACGGCGGAGCCGGAGGGCTGGCCCTCGGTGGGGCCGCCGGCGGCGACGGGCTCCTTGCCCTGGTAGCCGGAGAGGAGCTGGATGACCTGCTGGCGCACCCGGTTGAGGTCGGCGCCGAGCTTGGTCAGCACCTGTGCGGCGACGCCCTCGCCCTCGCGGATGAGGCCGAGCAGGATGTGCTCGGTGCCGATGTAGTTGTGTCCGAGCTGCAGCGCCTCGCGCAGCGAGAGCTCGAGCACCTTCTTGGCGCGCGGCGTGAAGGGGATGTGGCCCGACGGGGACTGCTGGCCCTCGCCGATGATCTCGGTGACCTGTGCACGCACGGCCTCGAGCGAGATGTCGAGCGCCTCGAGCGCCTTGGCGGCGACTCCCTCACCCTCGTGAATGAGACCGAGGAGGATGTGCTCGGTGCCGATGTAGTTGTGGTTAAGCATCCGCGCCTCTTCCTGGGCGAGGACGACCACACGACGGGCACGGTCTGTAAATCGTTCAAACATGTGCACACTCCTCCCGGCTGCTGCCTCGGCCAGCACCCGGCGGCGACCGGTCTGGGCAGCGTCCA
This window of the Georgenia yuyongxinii genome carries:
- a CDS encoding bifunctional 2-methylcitrate synthase/citrate synthase, whose protein sequence is MSQTQTEPEIRKGLVGVVADTTAISKVNPETNSLLYRGYPVQELAARCTFEEVAYLLWHGELPTSAELAALEDAGRGRRALAPEVRAAVDLVPTTAHPMDVLRTAVSVIGATDPAADDAFREANLAKSVRLLAQIPAVVAYDQRRRRGQDLVEARPDLGYVENFLHMTFGEVPDPVVVDAFRVSLILYAEHSFNASTFTARVITSTLSDLYSAVVGAIGALKGPLHGGANEAVMHVFDEIGTAEDAEAWLDTALAEKRKIMGFGHRVYKRGDSRVPTMKAALDTLVAHYDRPDLAALYDNLERAMVARKNIQPNLDYPSGPAYHLMGFDTATFTPLFVAARITGWTAHIMEQLAANALIRPLSAYSGPAERHLPQR
- the prpB gene encoding methylisocitrate lyase translates to MLHARTTAAAKRAALRERLASGQLLRFPGAFNPLSAKLIQDKGFEGVYVSGAVLSADLALPDIGLTTLTEVAGRSQQIARVTDLPALVDADTGFGEPMNVARTVQALEDAGVAGLHIEDQVNPKRCGHLDGKQVVDQGTALKRIRAAVDARRDPDLLIMARTDIRGVDGLAAAVDRAKALVDAGADAIFPEAMRDLAEFEAVRTAVDVPVLANMTEFGKSELFTTRQLADVGVNIVIYPVSLLRLAMGAAERGLDSLIDAGTLAPVVDQMQHRARLYELLDYESYNHFDTAIFTYVPEPAARP
- a CDS encoding MmgE/PrpD family protein; the encoded protein is MVTHQVRMHPSADNLPRTEQLAWKIAEVAADPVAVPDDVTAMIINRVIDNAAVATASLTRAPAIAARAQALAHPYTPGATVFGAPRAQRVSPEWAAWANGVAVRELDYHDTFLAAEYSHPGDNIPPILAVAQHLAIRRGLTGAQLVRSIATGYEIQVDLVRAISLHKHKIDHVAHLGPSAAAGIGTLLGLDPEIIFQAVGQALHTTTATRQSRKGEISTWKAHAPAFAGKVAVEAVDRAMRGQTSPTPIYEGEDGVIAWLLDGPDAAYEVPLPAPGAPKLAILDTYTKEHSAEYQSQALIDLARKLRRERPELADPANIAAIVIHTSHHTHYVIGSGANDPQKYDPTASRETLDHSIPYIFAVALQDGAWHHVDSYAPERAARPDTVALWHKITTAEDPEWTRRYHAEDPAEKAFGGRVEITLTDGRTVAEEIAVADAHPLGARPFGRAQYVEKFRTLAAGVLDDGEIERFLDVAQRLPQLGAEELAELTVTAPAALLAPLTTPEGIF
- a CDS encoding GntR family transcriptional regulator, with the translated sequence MRASERVYTELREEIVSWRLEPGTELAEVEQAERLGVSRTPLREALGRLAAEGLAVPGRGRTLVVSGLAVTDLRQLFELREALETQAARLAARRGDPRVFAALAQRFGAASALLEPADPDRVAYYRLVEDLDAALDEAMASPYLLRALGSLRAHVARARRLAHDNPDRLARAAAEHRLIAEAIADGDATLAAQATAVHLHASLANILASLETVPAGRDASADQTTPADQTTPAGDELGAEPVGAE
- a CDS encoding CsbD family protein — its product is MGLDDKISNAAEEAKGKAKEAAGKATDNERLEAEGHTDQAKANLKQAGEDVKDAFK
- a CDS encoding glutamine amidotransferase, with translation MPTKPFALLASRSEDVAADDEYASFLAHTGLRPEELVRIRMESGPFAPLDLEAYSGVLLGGSPYTASIPAAHKSDEQLRVEAELSQVLTEIHERDFPFLGLCYGVGALGRLTGAVIDSTYAEQTAAVEIGLTDAGREDPLLSGLPPSFAAYVGHKEACTVLPPGAVLLATSAACPVQMFRLGTNQYVTQFHPELDRAAMVTRIDVYRNSGYFPAEEADQVIVRISRADVSDSHRLLRTFVERYRTAL